The genomic stretch CGGGTCGGGTCCGATGCTGGTGCTCGCGGAGAGATGCATGATCAGGCCGACGTCCCGCCCGTGCCCCCGGTGCCCGTGCAGCGCAAGCCCCACGTGGCCGATGACCGCGTTCGCGCCGCCCTCGGCGACCAGGTCGATGGTCTTCCCTACATCGACCAGCCCGGGGATGGGGCCGAGCGTCACCCCGTGGTCGAGCGGCACGATGATGGTCCTGCCGGTGTTCCGATCCATAATACGTTCCAGACGAATCTCTTTTCCTCTCATACCCATAGTCCTCCCCGGATTTTGATGATACTGTCTTTCCGGGAGTGATTAAAACTGGATAAACCAGGTAAAATAGCGATAAAACGCTGCCGCTCCAACGTTACGGATACCGGCTGTCGAAAACTGGCAGATCGCTTCTGCGTACGCGGCGGTTACTTCGTTAACCGAGATAAAAGCGGTCACCGGCGAAAAAACATCCACCACGCATTGGCAGTACCGTTACAGTGTTCTCGTATAAAAATATGCCGGATTTGCACGCGGGAGAAGGATCCGGGGCGGGAGATGGCCCGGCGGAAAAAAGTATGGCGGTTTGCCTTATTTCCGGCTCTTCTTGAACGATATGACGTCGCCGACGGTCATGGTCACCCGGCCGGGTCCGCCCGTGGAGGTGCTGTCTTCGGTCGAGTCAATCAGCCTGATATTGAGTGCCTTCTCAAGTTTCTTCCGGACGTCGTCTTCGGGGATGAGGTCGCCCTTCTCGATCTTCTTGACCAGGATCTCGCGCTCCTTGATCGCCTGCGCAAGATCGAGCGTGGACCACTCCTTCTCTTCCCGGGCGGCCCGGATGCGGTCGGCGTAATCGTCGACGAGTTCTCCTTCCATCAGGTCAAAGACGTCCCGCCCCCTCCTCCGGGGGGTCTGCGGGGCGGCAATTCCCGGCCTCTTCTGTGGAGCGCCTGTTCGCCGCGGTTGCTGGACTTCTGTACCGTGTTTCGCACATCGCGTGCAGACGCAGAGTTCTGCACCCTCGATCTGTATGGTTTTCGACGGTCCCACGATAGGAACGCCGCATAGTTCGCACTGCATAAGTCTCGCAAACAATTTTATATTCATTTTAACCTATATAATTAATCGAGGAGACCCATGGGAGATATCGCTCGGCAGGCACCAGAGAAGGATACCGGTGAAGACATCTACCAGTATCTCCTGGAACGGATTACAAACCTCGAAAACCGAAACCTGGAGCTACGCGAGCAGTTCCGCCAGATGGAGTCCGAAAAAAGATACGTTGAGACCCAGAAGATCCGCTACGAACGGGAGCTCCGGAAACTCAAGAGCGAGATCGAACAGCTCAGAAGCCCCCCTCTCGTTATCGGGACAGTTACCGACGTTATCGACAACAGTCGCGTGATCGTGCGAAGCAGCGCAGGACCGCGATTCCTGGTCCGTACGTCCCAGCTTATCGACCCCGATCTCCTCAAACCGGGTGTGCGGTGTACGCTCAACCAGCAGTCCCTCGCGATCGTGGACGTGCTCCCCACGAGCTACGACGCGCAGATCTACGGCATGGAACTGGTGGAGTCCCCGGAGGAGACCTACGAGAATATCGGCGGCCTTGAACCGCAGATCGAGGAGATCCGGGAAGCCGTCGAACTCCCCCTGACGAAACCGCAGCTCTTCGAGAAGATCGGCATCTCCCCGCCGAAGGGCGTCCTCCTCTACGGCCCGCCCGGCACGGGGAAGACCCTCCTCGCACGCGCGGTGGCCCACCAGACGAACGCACACTTCCTCCGCGTGGTCGGTTCGGAGCTGGTGCAGAAGTACATCGGCGAGGGCGCCCGCCTGGTCAGGGAACTCTTCGACCTCGCGAAGCAGAAGGCGCCGTCGATCATCTTCATCGACGAGATCGACGCCATCGGCGCGCACCGGAACGACTCGACCACCTCCGGCGACCGCGAAGTCCAGCGGACGCTGATGCAGCTCCTCGCGGAGATGGACGGGTTCGACAACCGCGGCGACGTCAAGATCGTCGCGGCGACGAACCGGATCGATATCCTCGACCGCGCCCTCCTTCGCCCGGGCCGGTTCGACCGGATCATCCGGGTTCCGCTGCCGGATGCCGGAGCGCGCCTTGAGATCTTAAAGATTCATACCGCGAAGATGTCGCTCGCCGGGAGCGTCGACCTGCCCGCGGTTGCAGAACTCGCCGAGAACACCACCGGCGCCGAGTTGCAGGCGATCTGCCGTGAGGCCGGGATGATGGCGATCCGGCGGGACGCCGAAGCCGTCGAGCGCGAAGACTTCCTCGCGGCGATAAAGAAGGTGAAGCGCGAGGTGGCGGCGCCGGACAGCCGCATGTATCTCTGACGGGTTCTTTCTTCCACCAATCTTTTTTTTGTCCGCAACCTGCCGCCGGGGTACGGAAAAGAGCATCGCGAAGTTCCGTTGCTAA from Methanoculleus chikugoensis encodes the following:
- a CDS encoding proteasome-activating nucleotidase, with protein sequence MGDIARQAPEKDTGEDIYQYLLERITNLENRNLELREQFRQMESEKRYVETQKIRYERELRKLKSEIEQLRSPPLVIGTVTDVIDNSRVIVRSSAGPRFLVRTSQLIDPDLLKPGVRCTLNQQSLAIVDVLPTSYDAQIYGMELVESPEETYENIGGLEPQIEEIREAVELPLTKPQLFEKIGISPPKGVLLYGPPGTGKTLLARAVAHQTNAHFLRVVGSELVQKYIGEGARLVRELFDLAKQKAPSIIFIDEIDAIGAHRNDSTTSGDREVQRTLMQLLAEMDGFDNRGDVKIVAATNRIDILDRALLRPGRFDRIIRVPLPDAGARLEILKIHTAKMSLAGSVDLPAVAELAENTTGAELQAICREAGMMAIRRDAEAVEREDFLAAIKKVKREVAAPDSRMYL
- a CDS encoding multiprotein bridging factor aMBF1, whose amino-acid sequence is MNIKLFARLMQCELCGVPIVGPSKTIQIEGAELCVCTRCAKHGTEVQQPRRTGAPQKRPGIAAPQTPRRRGRDVFDLMEGELVDDYADRIRAAREEKEWSTLDLAQAIKEREILVKKIEKGDLIPEDDVRKKLEKALNIRLIDSTEDSTSTGGPGRVTMTVGDVISFKKSRK